The region GCGCAAGAAAAGCGTTGACTGAGAGTGAAATCCAACGCCGGGTTTCGCATGCTCTTGATGTATTTATGAGAGCTTACTCTCCTGAGCAGCGATGAAGCATTGGCCTAACATCAAGGCCCATCCCTCGCTCAAAGCGGAACTTTGGATAAGCTAACGCGTCCCGTTTGCGCCAGAAGCGGAGGCGTTTAAACCCGGCGTTTTCATTCGGTTGCCTTTAATAGCCGGCAAATTTAGCGGCAAGAGCCTGTCGGCGGTTTGTGCAGGCCATCACCCACCGGAGAGGATATCGCCAGGATTGACAGTCAGGTCGACGTGTTGCTTTGCACTATCCTCAAGAACCGCCTCAGGCGCGAAAATATTGCCATGTGTTGATATAACCGCCAGCTTCACGATGCGCTCCTGTCTGAAAGCACTCGTTACCCCTGAAAACTCCTGACGGCGGATGCCCGGCATTCAGACACAGCGCACGCCCTGTTTTCCGTTGGCCCGCGCCGTCTGATGTTCCCGCTTTACAGCCCTGCGCAGGGGGGGATGGAAGACAACACCGGATGGCCGCTCAGGCGCAACTGCGCGCGTTCGCCGTCGTGGCGTAATTCGCCGTGCGCGCCGAGCGGCAGCGTGACGGTCTCCTGCTCGTGGCCGAACGCGAGCCCGGTCAGCACCGGTATATTGAGCCGTTCGCGCAGAAGGGCGGCGACGCTTTCCAGCGAGTAACCGTCGTCATAATCATTGCTCGCGGCGGCGGTAAAGCTGCCCAGAATCAGGGCCTTCTGGCGTGCCAGGATCCTGGCGGCGTGCAGTTGCAGCAGCATGCGCTCCACGCGGAACGGGTGTTCGTTGATGTCTTCCACCACCAGAATGCCGCCGTCAATCTGCGGCATCCACGGCGTGCCGGTGATGGATGCCAGCATCGCCAGGTTACCGCCCCAGACGGTGCCTGCGACAGCGCAGGGCGCGCCGTCGCTGCGCCACGCGAGCGTAAATTCCGGTTCGGTCAGCGCCTGCCAGAAGTGACGCCAGGTAAAATCGTTCATCTCCGGCGCGCCGAAATTGCCCGCCAGCATCGGGCCGCTGAAGGTTATCGTGTTGCCGCGCGCCAGCAGGCGCATCTGCAGCGCCGTGAAATCGCTGTGGCCGCAAATCAGCAGCGGGTTTTCTTTCTGGCGGGCAATCAGCGGCGCCGGATCGAAGATGTCCAGCAGGCGCGTCATGCCGTAGCCGCCGCGCACCGGCATCACGATAACGTCATTTTCAGACAATGCGCTCAAGGCCTGTAAATCGCCCAGCCGCTCATCGTCGCGCCCGGCGAAACGCTGCATGCGGCGCGTGATAACCTGCTGATTATTAACCGTTAAACCGGCTTCTTCGAGACGGCGGACGCCGCGCCAGGCGGCATCCTGATTAAGGCAATAACCGGACGGGGCGATGAGATGAATACGGGCCATAACAAATCCTTGCTGACATACCAGGCGAAACCGCTATCATGCCGCTAACCTTAGCGGTTGTCACCCGGACGCCCGCGCTGCGGTTCGGGACGACGCATTGTTTTGCACTGATATGGAAAGGAAAGTTGCGTGAAATTGAGATGGTTGATGTGGTTAGTGGTGTTTCTCGCCGGGTGTTCTTCCACGCCGGATTATAAAAACCCGCCCTGGAACCCTGAGGTGCCGGTAAAACGCGCGATGCAGTGGATGCCAATCACCGTGAAAGCTGGCGAGGCCTGGGGCGTCAGCCCGCGTCTGGTGACGGCGATTATCGCCGTGGAATCGGGCGGCAACCCGACGCTTGTGAGCAAATCCAACGCCGTCGGGCTGATGCAGATCAAAGCCTCCACCGCCGGGCGCGAAGTCTACCGCTATATGGGCTGGAGCGGTCAGCCGTCGTCCAGCGAGCTGAAAAACCCGGAGCGCAATATTTCGCTTGGCACCGCGTATTTGAGCATTCTGGAGCACGGCGTGCTGAAGGGCATTGAAGAGCCGCAAACCATGCAGTACGCGCTGGTGGTCTCTTATGTGAATGGCGCGGGCGCACTGCTACGTACGTTCTCGTCGGATCGCAAAACCGCTATCGAGAAGATTAACGACCTGAGCCCGGATGAGTTTGTCGACCATGTCGCGAAAAACCATCCGGCGCCGCAGGCCCCGCGTTATATCTGGAAAGTGCAGCAGGCGATGAACGCCATGTGATTAGCGCACCCGGCTGGCTTTTTCCCGGGCGATACGCTCCAGCGCGAAGATAATGCGCTGGAGCTCGCGCTCCGTCGCCGGGCTGACGTTTAAGAAGCGAAAGCTCAGGCGCGGCGTGGCGATGGTTTCGTTTTTACTGTCCACCACTTTGCGCTCGCTGATAGTCAGCAGCTGCGCGTCGAAGCGAAATTTTCCCCACTCCAGCAGATCGATTTCCAGCGGCGAGAATTGCATGCCGGCTTCCAGCCCTTCCGGCATCGTGCCTTCCAGCAGCGTTCCCATACCACCGAGCGACAGATCCTGTAAGCGCCCGCGAAACAGTTTGCCGTCCGGCATCCGCGCCAGACAGTAAAACTGCGGCTGTACCGGCGCGCTGATGCGAAAATGCTCGCGGCGCTGCACAAACCATATCGCTTCTGGCAGCGGGGCGACAAAGGCAGGCAGATTCTGATACTCCCCGGCGTTCAGCGCAGGCAGATTAAACTCCACCTTGGCGCCCTGGGCTTCGGCGCTGAACTGGATATGCGTCGCTTTTTGCACCGCCTGGTTTTCGCTGGTCTGGCTGCCGAAATCCAGCACCAGCTGGTCCGGCGACGCATCGAGAATGCGGCTGATAAATTGCCAGCTACCCCATGAAAGGCGGATCGGCGCCTGGCTTTTTTGCAAGTCGCGCAAAATCCCCAGTACGGCCAGCGGGTTTTGCTTCAGAAACTGCTCACTGTAATTGCTCACGTCGCGTGATTCCTTTAAATACTGACAGAGAGATGTGGATGGTTATCGGCCCGCGCGCCTGAAACTTAAGATTTATCCTAAAATATTTTTATTTCAGTATGAGGATAATCCGAGCTTACCGGAAGAATCTTTATTTATTACCTATACTTGAATCACTTCGGTTTACCGCGGCTTGCGGCAAGCCATTCTGAGAACTTAACCAAGAGGGTGGAGACTATGGGTATTTTGTCCTGGATAGTGTTTGGGCTTATTGCAGGCATCATCGCCAAACTGATTATGCCAGGCCGCGACGGCGGCGGATTTATTCTGACCTGCGTGCTGGGGATTGTCGGCGCCGTGGTCGGCGGCTGGCTGGCGACCTTCTTTGGTATCGGCGGCAGCGTGACGGGCTTTAATCTGCCAAGCTTCCTGGTGGCGGTTGTCGGCGCGATTGTGGTGCTGCTGGTGTTCCGCATGGTGCGCAGGGATTAACCCCACGGCATCCACGCGTTTATAAAAAACGGCCCCGCGGGGCCGTTTTTTTATGTCAGAAATCGTAGCCGACCGTTGCGGTCACGCTGCGCTCCGCCCCCCAGTAGCAGTTGGTGGTATAGCAGCCGGAAATATAGTCGCGATCGGTCAGGTTATTCGCCGTCACCTGAACAAACGCCCCTTTGAGCGCGCTGTTCCAGGCGCCGAGATCGGCCTTGACCATCGCATCCATCAGCGTCACGGAAGAGACGCGACGCGTGTTCTGGTCATCCGCCCACTGCTTGCCGATATAGCGCACGCCCGCGCCCGCGCTAATGCCGTAATCGAACTGATAGTGCGCCCAGAGCGAGGCTATCTGATCCGGCGTCAGCAGCGGCGTGTTGCCATTTTTACCCCCGAGAGAGTCTTCAAAACGCACACGGTTCCAGCTGTAGCCTGCAATGGTGCTCAAACGCGGCGTAAGCTGGTTACGCGCTTCAATTTCCACGCCTTGCGACTTCACGTTACCGACGGCCTGATAGCTCGACGTCGCGATATTTTCATCGCGCTGGGAGACATCTTTCTGTTTCAGATCGTACATAGCGATGGTGTACATATCCGACGTGCCTGGCGGCTGGTACTTCAGGCCGCCTTCATACTGTTCAGAAGTGCTGGGCTTAAGAAAATCACCGCTGGCATCGAACAGGATGGATGGGGTGATCGCCTGGCTGTAGCTGATATAGGGCGATAACCCGTTTTCGAAGGCATAGAGCAGCGAGGCGCGCCCGCCAACATGGTCATCAGAGCGACGGATCGTGGTGCCTGCGGTATCACTTACCTGTCGGGATACGATGCGGTCATAGCGGCCAGAAAGCGTGGCGTGCCAGCGATTCCACTCCAGCTCATCCTGCAGATAGACGCCGGTCTGATAGTAACGACGATTAAAGTCATTCGTGGAAGTGACCACATGCCCGGTTTGCGCCGTATCGCCGGTGAACGGGTTGTACGGCGCGGCGGTGCCGTACGCGCCCTGGATATCATTGCGGAACCGATGATATTCCGCGCCCAGCACGACGGTGTGGTTCACCTCGCCCGTCGCGAAATCCGCCTGCAGGCGGTTATCGGTTGACCACGCGTTAAGCGACTCCTCATAGCCGACATAGCCGCGCGCCAGCTGGTTATTGCTAAGCCACCCTGTCTGGTAAACCTGATCCAGCGAGGCGTTGCTGTGGGTATAGCTGCCGCTGGAGTGTACCGACCACGTCTCGTTAAAGCGGTGATCAAACTCCACGCTGTAAATCTGCTGGCGGCGGCGATAGCCATCGCCGGCGTCGCCTTCGTTATAGGTGTGGCTGACTTTGCGGCCATTGTGTGAATAAAGCGATCCCTCGGCAGGCGAAGAGCCGTGATAGCCGCCTGACGGATCTTTTTGCAGATACGCGCTTAACAGCAGGCTGGTATCGCTGTCCGGTTGCCAGAGCAGGGAGGGCGAAATCGCGTAACGCTCTTCCCGGGTATTGTCGTACTGGGTATCTGTGTTGCGGGTAATGCCGGTCAGGCGGTATGCCCACTGATCGTTAATGGCGTCTGTGTAATCAAACGCGGCGCTTTTGGTATTTTGCGTGCCGGCGGACAGGCGGAAATGCCCCTCGGAATCGAACTGCGGACGTTTAGCCGTGAGATTCACCAGCCCGCCCGGAATGGTTTGTCCGTAAAGCGCGGATGACGGGCCTTTAATCACATCCACGCGTTCAATAAACCACGGATCGATTTGCAAAATGTTATGGCTGCCGCCGTCGCTCATCAGGCGCATGCCGTTGAGGAAAATATTATCGACATCGCCGCCGTGAAAACCGCGCAGCGCCAGCGCGTCAAAGCGCGTCGCGCCGCCGCCCACATTTGAGAAAACGCCCGGCGTGTAATTGAGCGCCTCTGTAAACGTGCTGGCCCCCTGATCTTCCATCTGCTGACGCGTCACTACAGATACCGACTGCGCGGTCGTGATGAGCGGCTGGTCGGTTTTGGTCGCGCCGGTGCTGCTTTTTACCGTATAGCCTTCAGTGGGGGAGGTAGCAGTTTGCGCAGGGGCGGCGCTGACGGTGATGGTCTCTTCAGCAAGCGTTGCGTGCGGCGCGGCCAGCGCCAGCGCACAGAGCGCTGCGGAGCGTTTCAGGGTTAAAGCCATTTTCATTGTTGTCTTCTCAGGTTTGCCCGCTGCTGGTGTAACAGGGACGTAACGATATGTAATAAAGAATGCGAATTATTATCGTTAAGGGCGGGGGATTTCAACTGACAAAATTGGCGGGGAAAATATATCTGGTGAAAAAGAGCGCGAAGCGCGTCAGAAAGCGAAAAAAACTGCCCCCGAACGAGGGCAGTGGGAGGTCACGCCGGTATTACTGTGCCGGAGCCGGAGCGCTGCTGGTCGGCGCGGCAGGCGCGTTAGCTTCGGCAGGTGCCGCAGATTCCGCTTTCGCCGGCGCGGCGGTTTCCGCTTCGGCAGGCGTGTTCTGCGCGGCGGGTTTGCTCAGCATTTTGCCGTCCTGCTGCGGTGCCGCAGATTCCGCTTTCGCCGGTGCGGCGGTTTCCGCTTCGGCAGGCGTGTTCTGCGCGGCGGGTTTGCTCAGCATTTTGTTGTCCTGCTGCGGTGCGCTAGCGCTGCCAGGACGCGTCTGCGGCACGTCATTACACGGTTTTTCCGTGCCGCACAGCAGGTCGAGCATTTTTAGCGTCACGCCGTTCGTCCAGCCGAAACCGTCCTGCAACGGGTATTCACCGCCGCCGCCGCCGGTGCCGGTAGAGGAGACATCATATTTCTCCACCAGTTTCTGCTCGCGGTTATAGGTGTGCTGCACGTTAGTCAGGAAACGCCAGGTGACGTCCATCGCCAGATCTTTCTGACCATAATTCATCAGCCCCTCAGTGGCGACCCACTGCAACGGCGCCCAGCCGTTTGGCGCATCCCATTGCTGGCCGGAGTTAACGGTGGTGGTCAGAATACCGCCCGGTTTCAGTAGTTGCGCGCGGGTGGCGGCCGCCACTTTCTCGGCGCGATCCTGCGCCGCCGCTTTCACATACAGCGGGTACAGCGCGGCGGCGGTCAGCTGATCGCGCACCTTATTAGTTTTCAGATCGTAATCGGCATACCAGCCATGCTTCGCGTTCCACAGGTGGGTTTCCATCGCCTGCTGACGCTGGCTTGCGAGCGATTCATAGCGGGTAGCGCCCGCGGCGTCGCCCGACGCTTTGCTGGCGCGCGCCAGGGTTTTTTCCAGCTGGAACAGCAGGGCGTTGAGATCCACCGGCAGGATCGTGGTGGTGCGAATCGAGCCGAGCTGCTGGGGGTTATCCATCCAGCGCGAGCTGAAATCCCAGCCGGAGGCGGCACCTGCGCGCAGATCGCGATAGATTTCCGTCGCCGGACGATCCGGGTTGTTTTTAGCGGTGGTCACGTCGTCAAGCCAGGATTCGGTACGCGGCGCGTCGCGATCGTCCCAGTAGCGGTTCAGCAGCGCGCCGTCTTTCAGCTTCACCACGCGCTCATGGGCGTCGCCCGGGGCGAGATTTTCGCTGCCTTCCATCCAGTAGGCATACTCTTTTTGCAACTGCGGCAGATATTTTTTCAGCGTCTCGTCGCCGCCTTCATGGGTCGCCAGCAGTTCCACCATAAAGGAGAAGAACGGCGGCTGGGAACGGCTTAAATAGTAGCTGCGGTTGCCATTCGGGATATGGCCCCAGGCGTCAATCTCATGGGCGAAGTTATCGACCATATCCTGCACTTTATCCCAGCGATCGCTCTCGGCGAGGCCCAGCATAGTGAAGTAGGTGTCCCAGTAATAGACTTCGCGAAAACGTCCCCCCGGCACCACGTAAGGCTTCGGCAGCGGCAGCAGGGAATCCCATTTGCTGGCGGAATCGGTGGAGCGCGTCAGCACCGGCCACAGGCCGTCGATATGCTCGCGCAGGCTTTGGCCTGCGGGCGGCACATAGGCTTCACCTTTCTGCGGCAGGGTAAAGTTCAGCTCGACGAAGTGGCGTAAATCGAAGCCCGACTGGTTACGCTGCATGCGGTAGTCGGCCAGGATCATCAATGGGTCGCTTTTGGGCACCGCATCGGCGAAGGTTTTCTGATCGGGAAACAGCTTCGCGCTCTGCACATCGGTAAACAGCGGACCGAGCAGCTGATCCGGCGACTGCGGCGCGGCGCGTTCCGCGGGCGCGTCCTGCGCGCTGGCAGGCAGCGTGGAGAAGGCCAGCAGCGCGCCGCTGAGGGCGACCTGAATGGCGAAAAACAGCGTCCGGGGACGGCGCGTAACGGCTTGTGTCATCAATTAATTCTCCTTAACGGGGCGCAGCGCACACCACTGCGAATCAACCATATGAAAACCTTAGACGAATATTCCCGTTACGAGGGCGCGTAAAGGGGAAATTTCTGTTTTTCGCCCCCGGTTCAGCCCCGGTTTAGGTTAGCCGGGGCGAGGTCTGCCGGTGCACGAGCGTGACGGGAACCCACTCGACGCGCGCGGGCGTATGCGGCTGGCGCGCGCGGTCGGCGAGACAGTCGAGCGCCCGTGCGGCAAGCGCCGTCACATCCTGATGCAGCGTGGTAAGTTGATAAGCGTCATACGCCGTCTGCGGGGTGTTGTCGAACCCGATCAGATGAAAATCGTGCGGCGCGGTTTTGCCAAGCCGCCGCATGCCGTCGAGAAAGCCGCAGGCGAGCTGCGCGTTGGCGCAGAAAATCCCGTCCAGCGAGGCGTGAGCGCTGCGCGCCGCCGCAAGGCCCCCCTGGTAGCCGTCTTCCGGCGCGTTAAGTGGCGTGGCATGCGCCTCGCGCACTCCGCGCGCGCGGAGCGCCGCCTGAAACGCCGCGCCGCGCTCAACGCCCGCCCAGGTCGAGTGCGGATAGTTAAGCCAGCCGAAGCGGCGACAGCCCGCGTCGCACAGCTGCGCGGCGGCAAGCTGCGCGCCCTGGGCGTTATCGGAGCAGACCGTGTCCACCCGCGCATGCGTTGCCGGGCGGTTAATGCCGACCACCGGGATCTGATGCCGCACGCAGTCATCGATAATGGCCTCGGGCGGCTGGCCGGACGTCACCACCACGCCTGAGACGCGATATTGCATAAAACGGCGCAGCGTCACCTCAAGCTCCGTCTCGCCGGCGATTTCCGTCACCAGCGCCTGGTAGCCGCGCTGCGAAATAGCCTTAATGAGCGCCTCCAGCAGCGCGCTGCGAAACGGATCGCCGATGCGCGCCACAATCACGCCGATAAGCTGGCTGCGCTGGCGGTTAAGCCCCTGCGCCAGAAAATTAACCTGATACCCAAGCTCTCTGGCGGCGGCCAGCACCCGCGCTTTGGTCTCAGGTGAAATGCTGCCGCTGTCGCCAAGCGCGCGCGACACCACGGCGCGCGACACGCCCGCAAGCGTCGCGACATCCTGCGCCGTTACCGCCCCCCGCGTCTGACGCGGCTTCATAACGCCGCCCGCAGGCGAGCCAGATCGTAACGCTGGCCGTCTTGTGCTAAAAACAGCGCCGGGTGGCGCTCGCAGGCGTCGCGAATAGCCGGAATATCCGCCTCCCAGCAGTGATAAAGCCCCAGCGCGGGCAGTTGCAGGCATTCGCACACCGTCAGGCAGGAGGGGAAATCGCCGTGGGAGGCGTCATCCTCCAGCGCCTGCCACGAGGCGCACTCCTGAAACGCCAGCGTCGCGCCGGCCATCAGCGCCAGGCTGTCGGGCGTCGGCCGGCCGTCACCGCTGTAAAACAGCGCCATGCCGTGCGCGTCGATGCGCAGCGCGCGGCACGGGATTTCATGCTGCGTCGGCGCGCTGCGGATGCGCCAGTCGCGCCAGCGCGACTCGGCGGTAATATCCTGCCAGTCGATATCAAAACAGAACGTGGTCTGCGGCCAGACCGCCAGCAGAGACAACTGCTGCAACACCGCGCGCTGGGCAGGCTCGCAAAAAATAGTGAGCGGTTTGACGCGCCCGAAACTTTTCCACTGGTTCAGCAGCGGGGCGAGCCCCGCGCAGTGGTCGGGGTGGATATGGGTAAACCAGATAACGTCGATAGCGTTAATGTCCGTTTTACGCTGCCACAGCGCGCGCGGGATCGTCGGGCCGCAATCCACCAGCCACTGCCCGCCGCCCTGGATAGTGATTGACGAGGTATTTTGCTGCGTGGCAAACGCGCTGCCGCTGCCGAGCACATCAATAATCATTTTCCCACCTGTTTTCCCGCTCACTTAATTAAATTGTCACAAAGGCGCGACAAAGTAGGTGCCTATCATGTCGGGGCGACGTTGCATTTTTTTTACACCGTAGTGAACACGTGTTCATCGTTAAAAATAATGTCGCGAGAATGCAGGTGAGGGCGATGAGTTATTTACAGATAACGCAATTAAAAATGGGCTATGGCGATAACACGGTGCTTCACAATATTGATTTATCCGTGCATCGCGGGGAAATGATTGCGCTGCTTGGCCCGTCCGGCTGTGGGAAAACGACGCTGTTAAACGCGCTGTGCGGTTTTGTGCCAGTGGAATCCGGTGAGATTATTCTCGCCGGGCGCAATATCACGGCGCTGGCGCCGGAGCGGCGCAATATTATTATGGTGTTCCAGAGTTATGCGTTATGGCCGCATTTTACGGTGGCGCAAAATATTGGCTTTGGATTAACCCTGCGTAAATTACCGAAGGCCGACATCCAGGCGCAAATAAAAAAGATGCTGGCTTTGGTGAATTTATCCGGCTTTGAAGACCGCAAAATCAGCGCGCTGTCCGGCGGGCAGCGGCAGCGCGTGGCGCTGGCCCGGGCGCTGGCGGTAGAGCCGGATGTGCTCGTGCTCGACGAGCCGCTCTCAAACCTTGATGCCCGCGTGCGCCTGAATGTGCGCCATGAAATCAAAACCCTGCAACAGCAGCTCGGTTTTACCTCGCTTATCGTCACCCACGATCAGGAAGAGGCGCTGGTGATGGCCGACCGCGTAGCGGTGCTCAACCAGGGTCGTATTGAACAGGTCGGCACTCCGCAGGCCATCTGGCAGCAGCCTCAAACGCCGTTTGTGGCCGATTTTATGGGCGCCACGAACCGTATTCGCGCGCAGGCGGGCGAGACGCTCTGTTTTCGCAGCGCCGACGTGACGATAAGCGCCGCGCCCGGCACGGCCCTCGCGGGCGGGCTGACGCTTGCGGGCGTTGTCGAGCAGAGCGCATTTATGGGGCACCAGTATCGCCACAGCGTGCGGGTCGACCATCATCTTTTCCAGGCGGACAGCCCGCAGAGCTGGCCCGTCAACGCCGCCGTGGCGCTGCATGTGCCAGCCCGGGCGCTGCACCGTTTTAACCAGCCTTAGTTCTCTTTTACTCACACAGTCAGGGGTATTTCATGTTTGCTAAAACTCACATTGCGCTGTGCGCGGCGCTCTCGTTCGGCACGCTTGCCAGCGCGCAGGCGGAAACGGTGCTGAACGTGGCGACAGCGGGCGACCAGAATATGGTCGATTACGTTAAAACCTTTCTTGCGCCACGCTTCGAGGCGAGTCATCCCGGTGTGAAAATCCGGGTGGTCGGCACCGGGCCTGGGGGTGCGGGCTCTAATAAAATCATCGAAAAGCTGACCGCCCAGCAGCAGAGCGGGTCGCCGCAGTGGGATATCGACGTCGCGGTTGTGCATCAGAAGGCGGGTGGGGAGCTTGTGGAAAAGGGGCTGCTGGCGAAATTCCGCGACCAGATCCCGACCGGGAAAATGGTCTCGCAGGCGAGCGCCCGCAATGCGCTGGGCGTGGATGTCGACGGCTATGTGATGCCGATGTTCCTGAGCCAGACGGCGCTTGCTTACAACAGCGAGCTGGTAAAAACGCCGCCCGCCTCGTATGACGAGCTGGTGCGGTGGGCGCAGAAAAACCCGAAGGCGTTTGGCTATAACGGCATCAAAAACGGCATGTCCGGCGTGAGTTTCGTGGTGGGCTGGATCTACGCTTACGGCACCGACGCCGCGCGGCTCAGCGCGCAGCCTTATGATAAAAGCGTCGAGAAAAGCTGGGGGCCCGCGTTTGAAAAACTCAAAGCTTTTAACCAGAACGTGACCTTCACGCCGGGCAACGCCGGCACGCTCGATATGCTAAGCCGCGGCGAAATCGCCATGGGGCCTGTGTGGGTGGATATGTTTTATAGCTGGAAAGATCAGGGCAAAGTGCCGCCGTCGCTGAAGCTCGCGCTGATTGCGCCGGGGATGCCGGGCCAGCCGATGTATTACGTCGTCCCGGCCCGTGCGGCGCAGGCGACGCTTGCGCAGGACTTTATCGCGCTCGCGACAAGCCCGGACGTGCAGGCGCAGGGCATCGTTAAGCAGTTCAACTGGTATCCGGGCATCGACGCGCAGTACGTAAAAGCAAAGCTCGACGCGCCGACCTGGCAGAAATTGTTCGCCGAAATCTCGCCGCAGACGCTGGCGAACTACGGCAAGAGCTTCCCGATTGCCCCGTACTTTGACGATATCAAAGAGGGCTACGAGAGCCAGGTCTCAAACTGACCCCCGCGCGCCCGACGGTCGCGTCGGGCGCTGTTCTGGTGACTTTCCGGGAATAACCTGATGAGAAAATCCCTTCATTACGGCCTGCTGGTAGCGCCCGCCGCGCTGCTTACCGCCGTCCTGTTTTTATATCCGCTGGGCTTTTCGCTGGTGTCGGCGTTTGTCACCGACGCCTCAGGGTTTACCCTGACGCACTTTCGTAAAGTTTTTGACCTCTACTCGCAGGACATTCTGTTCTCGCTTGCTATCGTGCTGGTGTCGGTGGCCCTGCTGGCGGTTATCGCCGTGACGCTTTCCGGCGTTATTGTGCTCTCGCCATACCCTCTTCTGGCGCGCGCGTTCGGGCTGCTTTACCGTCTGCCGCTGTTTATTCCGTTTATCGTGACGGCGCAGATGATGCGCACGTTTCTCGCCAAAAACGGCCTGATGAATAACGCGCTGGTGGCAGGCGGTCTGATGACGCCGCTCGACACCGTCTCCTGGCTCGGCTGGAAGGGCATCATTATTACGTTCGTCTGGAAGCAGATGGCGTTTGTGACGCTCCTGACCTGCGGCGCGATGGCGGCGATTGAGCCCTCGCAGATCCAGGCGGCGAAAAATCTCGGCGCGTCGCGCCTGCGGATTCTGTTGCAGGTGCTGCTGCCCCAGGCGCTGCCGACGCTCGGCGTGGCGCTGGTGCTCTCCACCGTCACGATGCTCTCGGTATTGTCGGTGCCGCTGATGATAGGCACCGGCACGCCCACCATGATGACCGTCGATATGGCGTTTCGCGTCAGCTCTTATGGCGATTATCACGTCGCGAACGCGCTCGGGGTTATCTCATATCTGATTTGCGCCGCGCTGTCGTGGTTTTACCTGCGCCATACGCTTAAAGAGAAAGGAGCCCACGCATGAGCCCGATGGCGGAAAACCCGGCGTTCACGCCCGCGCGCGCCTTTAGCCTGACGCCGTTTCGCGCGGGCCTCTTCTGGCAGACGCTGCTGCTGGTGTTGCTGCTGCTGATACTGCTCGGCCCGGTGCTGAATCTGCTTATCTGGACCGTGGCGGAGCGCTGGTATTTCCCGCACGCGCTGCCCGCCGAATGGGGAATGAAATACTGGTCGCAGGTATTCAGCCCCTACAGCGATGTCGGGGGATCGCTGCTCACCAGTATCGGCATCGCGCTACTGACCGTGGCGGTGTGTCTCGTGGTGGCGGTGCCCGCCGGCTACGCGCTCTCCCGCAAGGGAATGCCGCTGCGCTTTTTCTTTATGCTGCTGTTTCTGATCCCGCAGGCGTTTCCGGGACTGACGGTCTATATGAACGTGGCGCGGCTCTTTTATCAGTGGGGGCTGAACGGGACGATAACGGGCGTAGTGCTGGTCCACAGCGTTCACGGCATGATGTACGCCATCTGGATAAGCGTGGCGGCGTTCAGCAGCGTCGACCCGCTACTTCCGCGCGCCGCGCGCAACCTCGGCGCGAGCGCGGCGTACACGTTCTTTCGCATCGTGCTGCCGCAGGCGGCGCCTGGCATCATCGCCGCCAGCATTTTTGTGTTTCTGGAGTCGCTGGATGAGTTTACCGGCGCGTTTTTTGTCGGCGCTCCGGATATCAGCACGCTGCCGCTACTGCTTTATAACGCCAGTATGTCCGGCAATTATCAGATCTCGTCGATTACCGCGCTGATCCTGCTGCTCCCGTCGGTGGTGTTTATGCTGGTGGTGAATAAGTTCATGCGCCCGGAGATGCTCTCGAAGCTCGGCAAATAACGGCGTTTAGCCTGTCTCGCCGAGCAGCGCGCGCGTGTCGGCCACGGCGCGCGTCAGGAGCGCCACTGCCTCTTC is a window of Cronobacter muytjensii ATCC 51329 DNA encoding:
- a CDS encoding TonB-dependent siderophore receptor, coding for MKMALTLKRSAALCALALAAPHATLAEETITVSAAPAQTATSPTEGYTVKSSTGATKTDQPLITTAQSVSVVTRQQMEDQGASTFTEALNYTPGVFSNVGGGATRFDALALRGFHGGDVDNIFLNGMRLMSDGGSHNILQIDPWFIERVDVIKGPSSALYGQTIPGGLVNLTAKRPQFDSEGHFRLSAGTQNTKSAAFDYTDAINDQWAYRLTGITRNTDTQYDNTREERYAISPSLLWQPDSDTSLLLSAYLQKDPSGGYHGSSPAEGSLYSHNGRKVSHTYNEGDAGDGYRRRQQIYSVEFDHRFNETWSVHSSGSYTHSNASLDQVYQTGWLSNNQLARGYVGYEESLNAWSTDNRLQADFATGEVNHTVVLGAEYHRFRNDIQGAYGTAAPYNPFTGDTAQTGHVVTSTNDFNRRYYQTGVYLQDELEWNRWHATLSGRYDRIVSRQVSDTAGTTIRRSDDHVGGRASLLYAFENGLSPYISYSQAITPSILFDASGDFLKPSTSEQYEGGLKYQPPGTSDMYTIAMYDLKQKDVSQRDENIATSSYQAVGNVKSQGVEIEARNQLTPRLSTIAGYSWNRVRFEDSLGGKNGNTPLLTPDQIASLWAHYQFDYGISAGAGVRYIGKQWADDQNTRRVSSVTLMDAMVKADLGAWNSALKGAFVQVTANNLTDRDYISGCYTTNCYWGAERSVTATVGYDF
- the emtA gene encoding membrane-bound lytic murein transglycosylase EmtA; translated protein: MKLRWLMWLVVFLAGCSSTPDYKNPPWNPEVPVKRAMQWMPITVKAGEAWGVSPRLVTAIIAVESGGNPTLVSKSNAVGLMQIKASTAGREVYRYMGWSGQPSSSELKNPERNISLGTAYLSILEHGVLKGIEEPQTMQYALVVSYVNGAGALLRTFSSDRKTAIEKINDLSPDEFVDHVAKNHPAPQAPRYIWKVQQAMNAM
- a CDS encoding GlsB/YeaQ/YmgE family stress response membrane protein, translated to MGILSWIVFGLIAGIIAKLIMPGRDGGGFILTCVLGIVGAVVGGWLATFFGIGGSVTGFNLPSFLVAVVGAIVVLLVFRMVRRD
- the ycgR gene encoding flagellar brake protein YcgR; the encoded protein is MSNYSEQFLKQNPLAVLGILRDLQKSQAPIRLSWGSWQFISRILDASPDQLVLDFGSQTSENQAVQKATHIQFSAEAQGAKVEFNLPALNAGEYQNLPAFVAPLPEAIWFVQRREHFRISAPVQPQFYCLARMPDGKLFRGRLQDLSLGGMGTLLEGTMPEGLEAGMQFSPLEIDLLEWGKFRFDAQLLTISERKVVDSKNETIATPRLSFRFLNVSPATERELQRIIFALERIAREKASRVR
- the ldcA gene encoding muramoyltetrapeptide carboxypeptidase encodes the protein MARIHLIAPSGYCLNQDAAWRGVRRLEEAGLTVNNQQVITRRMQRFAGRDDERLGDLQALSALSENDVIVMPVRGGYGMTRLLDIFDPAPLIARQKENPLLICGHSDFTALQMRLLARGNTITFSGPMLAGNFGAPEMNDFTWRHFWQALTEPEFTLAWRSDGAPCAVAGTVWGGNLAMLASITGTPWMPQIDGGILVVEDINEHPFRVERMLLQLHAARILARQKALILGSFTAAASNDYDDGYSLESVAALLRERLNIPVLTGLAFGHEQETVTLPLGAHGELRHDGERAQLRLSGHPVLSSIPPCAGL